A window from Sebastes fasciatus isolate fSebFas1 chromosome 22, fSebFas1.pri, whole genome shotgun sequence encodes these proteins:
- the cyb5d1 gene encoding cytochrome b5 domain-containing protein 1 isoform X1 gives MRPRYFTPSEVAAHNTAADLWVSFLDRVFDLTPLMNQHHGDALLLPIMECAGKDISCWFDPETKDVLKYVDPLTNCVRYYTPRGRFVHVPPAGPRSDWASDIGEPWWRDDRYQVGLLSAKTRWIRVINTLTSQERRLQVCSEETLADILQRYLNYNAHANSYTWKHGGVKLDMSWTLGENNVLDDDRQLQQLRLDRDLFTPAILLHFNDDLTEG, from the exons ATGAGACCTCGGTACTTCACCCCCTCTGAGGTGGCTGCTCACAACACCGCAGCCGACCTGTGGGTCTCCTTCCTGGACAGAGTGTTTGACCTCACCCCGCTGATGAACCAGCACCATG gtgaCGCTCTGCTGCTGCCCATCATGGAGTGTGCAGGAAAGGACATCAGCTGCTGGTTCGACCCGGAAACCAAGGAC GTGCTGAAGTACGTCGATCCTCTGACTAACTGTGTGAGGTACTACACCCCCAGGGGGCGCTTCGTTCACGTCCCCCCTGCCGGCCCTCGCTCCGACTGGGCCAGTGACATCGGCGAGCCCTGGTGGAGGGACGACCGCTACCAGGTGGGACTGCTGTCCGCCAAGACCAGGTGGATACGAGTCATCAACACGCTGACGTCACAGGAGCGGCGGCTGCAG GTGTGTTCAGAGGAGACGCTGGCGGACATCCTCCAGCGCTACCTGAACTACAACGCTCACGCCAACAGCTACACCTGGAAACACGGCGGAGTGAAACTGGACATGAGCTGGACGCTCGGCGAGAACAACGTCCTGGACGACGACcggcagctgcagcagctgagaCTGGACCGAGACCTCTTCACCCCCGCCATCCTCCTCCACTTCAACGATGACCTCACCGAGGGCTGA
- the cyb5d1 gene encoding cytochrome b5 domain-containing protein 1 isoform X2: MNQHHGDALLLPIMECAGKDISCWFDPETKDVLKYVDPLTNCVRYYTPRGRFVHVPPAGPRSDWASDIGEPWWRDDRYQVGLLSAKTRWIRVINTLTSQERRLQVCSEETLADILQRYLNYNAHANSYTWKHGGVKLDMSWTLGENNVLDDDRQLQQLRLDRDLFTPAILLHFNDDLTEG, encoded by the exons ATGAACCAGCACCATG gtgaCGCTCTGCTGCTGCCCATCATGGAGTGTGCAGGAAAGGACATCAGCTGCTGGTTCGACCCGGAAACCAAGGAC GTGCTGAAGTACGTCGATCCTCTGACTAACTGTGTGAGGTACTACACCCCCAGGGGGCGCTTCGTTCACGTCCCCCCTGCCGGCCCTCGCTCCGACTGGGCCAGTGACATCGGCGAGCCCTGGTGGAGGGACGACCGCTACCAGGTGGGACTGCTGTCCGCCAAGACCAGGTGGATACGAGTCATCAACACGCTGACGTCACAGGAGCGGCGGCTGCAG GTGTGTTCAGAGGAGACGCTGGCGGACATCCTCCAGCGCTACCTGAACTACAACGCTCACGCCAACAGCTACACCTGGAAACACGGCGGAGTGAAACTGGACATGAGCTGGACGCTCGGCGAGAACAACGTCCTGGACGACGACcggcagctgcagcagctgagaCTGGACCGAGACCTCTTCACCCCCGCCATCCTCCTCCACTTCAACGATGACCTCACCGAGGGCTGA
- the asgr1a gene encoding C-type lectin domain family 10 member A isoform X2 → MTTDYEYENKIDSTALWTKEDLPVSLSRWRRWLFPVLTTSVILVLIIVLGVSNTKTANRLWSAEQRASNLSDVIQSLNASLQHAQVAEALKQLSIVDSLSKSVATLKCSLEHIINNSSAGVGCCPIGWEQFGLNCYFFSSLTLSWNESRVWCDKQKAHLLIVHTDKAWDFVTRRTIHEMFWVGLSDWRTGRWEWVNQTPYNIERRRWVPGQPDGWTGHGMGHGDEDCGHLHYDGRLNDVHCTTKMRFICHKHSMRA, encoded by the exons ATGACGACAGACTACGAGTATGAGAACAAGATAGACAGCACCGCCCTCTGGACCAaag aGGATcttcccgtctctctctccaggtggAGACGCTGGTTGTTTCCTGTTCTGACGACGTCAGTCATCCTGGTTCTGATCATAGTACTAGGAGTCAGCA ACACGAAGACGGCAAATCGTCTGTGGTCTGCAGAGCAGAGAGCGTCCAACCTGAGTGACGTCATCCAATCACTGAACGCCTCACTGCAGCACGCTCAAG TGGCGGAGGCAttgaagcagctgtcaatcgtgGACTCTCTCAGCAAGAGCGTCGCTACGCTCAAATGTTCCCTTGAACACATCATcaacaaca gctCAGCAGGGGTCGGTTGCTGTCCAATAGGTTGGGAACAGTTTGGCCTCAACTGTTACTTCTTCAGCAGTTTGACTCTGTCCTGGAACGAGTCCAGAGTCTGGTGTGACAAACAGAAAGCTCACCTGCTCATAGTCCACACCGACAAGGCATGG GACTTTGTGACGCGTCGTACCATTCATGAGATGTTCTGGGTTGGTCTGTCCGACTGGAGGACCGGGCGCTGGGAGTGGGTCAACCAGACGCCGTACAACATAGAGCGCAg GCGCTGGGTGCCCGGTCAGCCCGACGGCTGGACCGGTCACGGTATGGGCCACGGCGACGAAGACTGTGGTCACCTGCACTACGACGGACGCCTCAACGACGTGCACTGCACCACCAAGATGCGCTTCATCTGCCATAAACACAGCATGCGTGCCTAA
- the asgr1a gene encoding C-type lectin domain family 10 member A isoform X1, which yields MTTDYEYENKIDSTALWTKEDLPVSLSRWRRWLFPVLTTSVILVLIIVLGVSNTKTANRLWSAEQRASNLSDVIQSLNASLQHAQETAKQVVQMQFAVENNKDQLATVAEALKQLSIVDSLSKSVATLKCSLEHIINNSSAGVGCCPIGWEQFGLNCYFFSSLTLSWNESRVWCDKQKAHLLIVHTDKAWDFVTRRTIHEMFWVGLSDWRTGRWEWVNQTPYNIERRRWVPGQPDGWTGHGMGHGDEDCGHLHYDGRLNDVHCTTKMRFICHKHSMRA from the exons ATGACGACAGACTACGAGTATGAGAACAAGATAGACAGCACCGCCCTCTGGACCAaag aGGATcttcccgtctctctctccaggtggAGACGCTGGTTGTTTCCTGTTCTGACGACGTCAGTCATCCTGGTTCTGATCATAGTACTAGGAGTCAGCA ACACGAAGACGGCAAATCGTCTGTGGTCTGCAGAGCAGAGAGCGTCCAACCTGAGTGACGTCATCCAATCACTGAACGCCTCACTGCAGCACGCTCAAG AAACGGCTAAACAAGTCGTGCAGATGCAGTTTGCTGTGGAGAACAACAAGGACCAGCTGGCCACAG TGGCGGAGGCAttgaagcagctgtcaatcgtgGACTCTCTCAGCAAGAGCGTCGCTACGCTCAAATGTTCCCTTGAACACATCATcaacaaca gctCAGCAGGGGTCGGTTGCTGTCCAATAGGTTGGGAACAGTTTGGCCTCAACTGTTACTTCTTCAGCAGTTTGACTCTGTCCTGGAACGAGTCCAGAGTCTGGTGTGACAAACAGAAAGCTCACCTGCTCATAGTCCACACCGACAAGGCATGG GACTTTGTGACGCGTCGTACCATTCATGAGATGTTCTGGGTTGGTCTGTCCGACTGGAGGACCGGGCGCTGGGAGTGGGTCAACCAGACGCCGTACAACATAGAGCGCAg GCGCTGGGTGCCCGGTCAGCCCGACGGCTGGACCGGTCACGGTATGGGCCACGGCGACGAAGACTGTGGTCACCTGCACTACGACGGACGCCTCAACGACGTGCACTGCACCACCAAGATGCGCTTCATCTGCCATAAACACAGCATGCGTGCCTAA
- the asgr1a gene encoding asialoglycoprotein receptor 2 isoform X3 — translation MTTDYEYENKIDSTALWTKEDLPVSLSRWRRWLFPVLTTSVILVLIIVLGVSNTKTANRLWSAEQRASNLSDVIQSLNASLQHAQGSAGVGCCPIGWEQFGLNCYFFSSLTLSWNESRVWCDKQKAHLLIVHTDKAWDFVTRRTIHEMFWVGLSDWRTGRWEWVNQTPYNIERRRWVPGQPDGWTGHGMGHGDEDCGHLHYDGRLNDVHCTTKMRFICHKHSMRA, via the exons ATGACGACAGACTACGAGTATGAGAACAAGATAGACAGCACCGCCCTCTGGACCAaag aGGATcttcccgtctctctctccaggtggAGACGCTGGTTGTTTCCTGTTCTGACGACGTCAGTCATCCTGGTTCTGATCATAGTACTAGGAGTCAGCA ACACGAAGACGGCAAATCGTCTGTGGTCTGCAGAGCAGAGAGCGTCCAACCTGAGTGACGTCATCCAATCACTGAACGCCTCACTGCAGCACGCTCAAG gctCAGCAGGGGTCGGTTGCTGTCCAATAGGTTGGGAACAGTTTGGCCTCAACTGTTACTTCTTCAGCAGTTTGACTCTGTCCTGGAACGAGTCCAGAGTCTGGTGTGACAAACAGAAAGCTCACCTGCTCATAGTCCACACCGACAAGGCATGG GACTTTGTGACGCGTCGTACCATTCATGAGATGTTCTGGGTTGGTCTGTCCGACTGGAGGACCGGGCGCTGGGAGTGGGTCAACCAGACGCCGTACAACATAGAGCGCAg GCGCTGGGTGCCCGGTCAGCCCGACGGCTGGACCGGTCACGGTATGGGCCACGGCGACGAAGACTGTGGTCACCTGCACTACGACGGACGCCTCAACGACGTGCACTGCACCACCAAGATGCGCTTCATCTGCCATAAACACAGCATGCGTGCCTAA